The uncultured Roseibium sp. genome contains a region encoding:
- the boxB gene encoding benzoyl-CoA 2,3-epoxidase subunit BoxB gives MLDLINVSYDTQIPNNVGLSSDKRVLKALEKWHPGYINWWNDLIPENFQQSLVYLRTAVSVDPKGWAKFDYVKMPEYRWGVLLAPQVEDRRIPCGEHAGEPAWQEVPGEYRALMRRLIVIQGDTEPASVEQQRFLGLTAPSLYDMRNLFQVNVEEGRHLWAMVYLLHKYFGADGREEADDLLRRQSGSEEAPRMLGAFNEETPDWLSFFMFTYFTDRDGKMQLESLAQSGFDPLSRTCRFMLTEEAHHMFVGETGVGRTIERTCQVMSENGIDDPYDTDRIRAFGVIDLPTIQKKLNLHYTLSLDLFGQEVSTNAANAFNAGIKGRYMENRLDDDHKLTGDTYKVLDVDGDKIITRDAPALTAINMRLRDDYTRDASGGVGRWNKIIEKAGVQFEMKLPHESFNRKIGVFADKLFNPEGELVSGAEYDEGMKNWLPTHADGDFIQSLMKPEREPGKYASWIAPPKVGINNQPGDFEYVKLHMA, from the coding sequence ATGCTTGATCTGATCAATGTCAGTTACGATACGCAGATACCCAACAATGTCGGGCTTTCCTCCGACAAGAGGGTGCTGAAGGCCCTGGAAAAGTGGCACCCCGGTTATATTAACTGGTGGAACGATCTGATTCCGGAGAATTTCCAGCAGAGCCTTGTATATCTGCGCACTGCTGTCAGCGTGGATCCCAAGGGCTGGGCGAAGTTCGATTATGTGAAAATGCCGGAATATCGTTGGGGCGTTCTGCTTGCGCCGCAGGTCGAGGACCGCAGGATCCCGTGCGGTGAGCACGCAGGCGAACCGGCCTGGCAGGAAGTTCCGGGCGAATACCGCGCCCTGATGCGCCGCCTGATCGTGATCCAGGGCGACACCGAGCCGGCTTCGGTCGAGCAGCAGCGTTTCCTCGGCCTGACCGCGCCGTCGCTCTATGACATGCGCAATCTCTTCCAGGTCAATGTGGAAGAAGGCCGGCATCTTTGGGCCATGGTCTATCTGCTGCACAAGTATTTCGGTGCCGATGGCCGTGAAGAAGCGGACGATCTGCTGCGGCGTCAGTCGGGTTCGGAAGAAGCGCCGCGCATGCTGGGGGCCTTCAACGAAGAAACCCCGGACTGGCTGTCCTTCTTCATGTTTACGTACTTCACCGACCGCGACGGCAAGATGCAGCTGGAAAGCCTGGCACAGTCCGGCTTCGATCCGCTGTCGCGCACCTGCCGGTTCATGCTGACGGAAGAAGCCCATCACATGTTCGTCGGTGAAACCGGTGTCGGGCGTACGATTGAGCGCACCTGTCAGGTGATGAGTGAAAACGGGATCGACGATCCCTATGACACCGATCGCATTCGCGCGTTCGGCGTCATCGATCTGCCGACGATCCAGAAGAAGCTGAACCTGCATTACACGTTGTCTCTGGACCTGTTCGGCCAGGAAGTGTCCACCAATGCGGCCAATGCCTTCAATGCAGGGATCAAGGGTCGCTACATGGAAAATCGTCTTGACGATGATCACAAATTGACCGGCGACACCTACAAGGTTCTCGACGTGGATGGCGACAAGATCATCACGCGCGATGCTCCGGCCCTGACGGCGATCAACATGCGCCTGCGAGACGACTACACGCGGGATGCGTCCGGCGGTGTCGGACGCTGGAACAAGATCATCGAAAAGGCTGGCGTTCAGTTCGAGATGAAGCTGCCGCATGAATCCTTCAACCGCAAGATCGGTGTCTTTGCCGACAAGCTGTTCAACCCGGAAGGAGAATTGGTCAGCGGAGCGGAATACGATGAGGGCATGAAGAACTGGCTGCCGACCCACGCGGACGGCGATTTCATCCAGTCGCTGATGAAGCCGGAACGTGAGCCTGGCAAATACGCAAGCTGGATCGCCCCGCCGAAGGTCGGGATCAACAACCAGCCCGGCGATTTCGAATATGTGAAGCTTCACATGGCGTGA
- the boxA gene encoding benzoyl-CoA 2,3-epoxidase subunit BoxA, whose amino-acid sequence MSQPQKQHLIDPEICIRCYTCEMTCPVEAIVHDDSNVVVDFDKCDFCMDCIPVCPTGSIDEWRVVETPYSVEDQFSWMELPEQQDFGPSGGGVDTSIEALDEEMAALLAEAHSGAGGKSKAPASASKPSVNLYTIGKPAEATVQGNYRLTAEGADSDVRHIILDLDGHPFPVLEGQSIGIIPPGTDDAGKPYLPRLYSVSSPRDGERPNYNNLSLTVKREPNGICSNYVCNLKVGDKVKVTGPFGATFLMPDDPDAKLMMICTGTGSAPFRAFTMRRQRNAAGRAAGMTLVFGARTPQSLPYFGPLKKVPETILRKHLVFSRIEGEPKHYVQDKLREEAEAVGEFLKDPNAYIYICGLRSMEQGVESAFADISRGIGLNWADVRNGMRDEGRYHVETY is encoded by the coding sequence ATGAGCCAACCTCAAAAACAGCACCTTATTGACCCGGAAATCTGCATTCGCTGCTACACGTGCGAGATGACTTGTCCGGTCGAGGCGATTGTGCACGACGACAGCAATGTCGTGGTCGATTTCGACAAATGCGACTTCTGCATGGACTGCATACCGGTGTGTCCGACCGGGTCCATCGACGAGTGGCGCGTGGTCGAAACGCCTTATTCCGTCGAAGATCAATTTTCCTGGATGGAATTGCCGGAACAGCAGGACTTTGGTCCGTCAGGCGGGGGTGTCGATACCTCCATCGAGGCCTTGGACGAGGAAATGGCGGCTTTGCTTGCCGAAGCCCATTCCGGCGCCGGCGGTAAGTCGAAGGCGCCTGCCTCCGCGTCGAAGCCATCCGTCAATCTCTATACGATCGGAAAACCGGCCGAGGCCACGGTTCAGGGCAACTACAGGCTGACCGCTGAAGGTGCGGACAGCGATGTTCGTCATATCATTCTGGATCTGGACGGGCACCCGTTCCCGGTTCTCGAAGGACAGAGTATCGGCATCATTCCGCCGGGAACCGATGACGCGGGCAAACCCTATCTGCCGCGTCTCTATTCGGTTTCAAGCCCGCGCGACGGCGAGCGGCCGAACTACAACAACCTGTCCCTGACGGTAAAGCGGGAGCCGAACGGCATTTGCTCCAACTATGTCTGCAACCTGAAGGTCGGGGACAAGGTGAAGGTGACAGGACCTTTTGGGGCGACCTTCCTGATGCCGGACGATCCGGACGCGAAACTCATGATGATTTGCACCGGTACCGGATCTGCGCCCTTCAGGGCTTTCACCATGCGCCGGCAGCGGAACGCGGCCGGACGGGCCGCCGGCATGACCCTGGTCTTTGGAGCGCGCACGCCTCAATCCCTGCCGTATTTCGGGCCCCTGAAGAAAGTCCCCGAAACGATCCTGCGGAAACACCTGGTGTTCAGCCGTATCGAGGGCGAGCCGAAGCACTACGTTCAGGACAAGCTGAGGGAAGAAGCCGAGGCTGTGGGTGAGTTCTTGAAAGATCCCAATGCCTACATCTACATCTGCGGACTACGCTCGATGGAGCAAGGCGTGGAAAGCGCCTTTGCGGATATCTCGCGGGGCATTGGACTGAACTGGGCGGATGTGCGAAACGGGATGCGGGATGAAGGCCGTTATCACGTAGAGACTTATTGA
- a CDS encoding thioesterase family protein, with protein MDDISNRTVQSKVFTHVITVRWADCDPARIAYTGRLPYFALEAIDEWWGVHTGYDWFHGNVDRNVGTPFVHLSMDFRSPVTPRHPLACEVRLLKLGESSIRFSVRGLQDGVLCFEGEFVEVFVEADAHRKIPAPDDMRAKLEALVVD; from the coding sequence ATGGATGATATTTCAAACCGGACCGTGCAATCGAAGGTTTTCACGCACGTCATCACGGTGCGATGGGCGGACTGCGATCCGGCAAGGATCGCCTATACCGGACGCCTGCCGTATTTCGCGCTTGAAGCGATCGACGAGTGGTGGGGGGTGCACACCGGGTACGACTGGTTCCATGGCAATGTCGACCGCAACGTTGGCACGCCGTTCGTGCACCTGTCGATGGATTTCCGCAGTCCGGTGACGCCTCGCCATCCGCTTGCTTGCGAAGTGCGCCTTTTGAAACTCGGTGAAAGCTCAATCCGGTTTTCGGTCCGCGGTCTCCAGGACGGCGTACTCTGCTTCGAAGGCGAGTTCGTCGAAGTCTTTGTGGAGGCCGATGCGCATCGGAAGATACCGGCGCCGGATGACATGCGCGCGAAACTGGAGGCACTGGTCGTCGATTAA
- a CDS encoding helix-turn-helix transcriptional regulator, translating into MDEITNFRGEVVPDERLTPREGDVDAFVAAVGERVRKARERKGIARRVLSELSGVSQRYLAQLESGGGNISIALLYKVANALDHRVEWLVGEEDPWNSEAARVADFYRQATTEQRQRVMQILDPGRPAQLRRQRICLIGLRGAGKSTLGRLLGKEMSVPFIELNRDIEEQSGMPVSELMALYGQEGYRRLERQAVERVVATSDAVVLAVAGGIVSEPETYGFLLRNFHTIWLKASPEEHMSRVRGQGDERPMAGNPKAMEELKSILTSREVLYAKAESIVNTSGKTVEDSLQDLMTTIRDLGIA; encoded by the coding sequence ATGGACGAAATCACGAACTTTCGCGGTGAGGTGGTACCTGACGAGCGGCTGACGCCGCGCGAAGGCGATGTTGATGCTTTCGTCGCCGCGGTTGGTGAACGCGTGCGCAAGGCACGGGAGCGGAAAGGTATTGCCCGGCGGGTTCTGTCGGAGTTGTCCGGCGTGTCCCAGCGCTACCTGGCCCAGCTTGAAAGTGGCGGTGGGAACATATCGATCGCGCTTCTGTACAAAGTCGCCAATGCGCTCGACCACAGGGTCGAATGGCTTGTCGGCGAAGAAGACCCATGGAATTCCGAAGCGGCCCGTGTCGCCGACTTCTACCGTCAGGCAACAACCGAGCAGCGGCAGCGGGTCATGCAGATCCTCGATCCGGGCCGGCCGGCGCAGCTTCGCCGGCAGCGGATTTGCCTGATCGGGCTGCGCGGCGCCGGAAAATCCACGCTCGGGCGCCTGCTCGGAAAGGAAATGTCGGTCCCCTTCATCGAACTCAATCGCGACATCGAGGAGCAGAGCGGCATGCCGGTCAGCGAACTCATGGCGCTATACGGTCAGGAAGGCTATCGCCGTCTGGAACGGCAGGCCGTCGAGCGGGTGGTCGCGACTTCGGACGCGGTTGTTCTTGCCGTTGCCGGCGGTATCGTGTCGGAGCCGGAGACCTACGGGTTCCTCTTGCGCAATTTCCATACGATCTGGCTCAAGGCGTCGCCGGAAGAGCATATGAGCCGGGTGCGTGGGCAAGGGGATGAGCGTCCGATGGCAGGCAATCCGAAGGCCATGGAAGAACTGAAGTCCATCCTCACGAGCCGCGAGGTGCTTTATGCGAAAGCGGAAAGCATCGTGAACACCAGCGGAAAGACTGTCGAAGACAGTCTGCAGGACCTGATGACCACGATCCGGGATCTCGGGATCGCCTGA
- a CDS encoding 3-hydroxyacyl-CoA dehydrogenase NAD-binding domain-containing protein, producing MPVTIERRGTAAVVLIENPPVNGISAEIRKGLLDAVNDLAAAGDIERVIVTGAGKIFCAGADTREFDLPPVEPHLPDVINAIEASSVPWIAAINGAALGGGAEIALACRYRIASPKATIGLPEVTLGVVPGATGTQRLPRLVGMAAALDIIPQGKVLKVGPAREIGLIDGIEDDPVAVALDLDAGLFSDVVPLAARSAPQADEAAVEKARTQASKRMKGQTAPLEAIDLVAAAADTPFADALVREREAFLRLRAGAQAKALRHIFFAERGAKAPEPVASAEAADVRQAVVVGGGNMGASIAYALDSAGISATIVETDAEGAERAAANVARLADGAAKRGLLTAEQADACKARIAIVTGYDDLPPAQLAIEAAFEDMDVKKAVFSNLEKALPEDAVLATNTSYLDVNEIAASVSNPSRVVGLHFFSPAHIMKLLEIVQGSASAETALATGFAVAKRLRKIPVLARVCDGFIGNRILARYREAADTVMMDGSNPWDVDEAMVEFGYPMGPYEAQDLSGLDIAYANRKRQEATRDPNRRYIPIADRMVHEGRLGRKTSVGWYRYPGGGGKVIDPLVEDLVREEAHFAKVTRRDYTHEDIRTRLVCAMINEAAGILEEGIAQRASDIDLVTVHGYGFPRWRGGLMFHADQVGLDKVLEKIDAFAEEDPVAWKASPLLRRLAESGKTFAEL from the coding sequence ATGCCGGTAACGATCGAAAGGCGGGGAACCGCTGCTGTCGTTTTGATTGAGAACCCTCCCGTCAACGGAATTTCCGCGGAGATCCGCAAGGGACTGCTCGATGCTGTGAACGATCTAGCGGCGGCCGGTGATATCGAACGGGTGATCGTAACCGGTGCCGGCAAGATCTTCTGTGCGGGGGCGGACACGCGCGAGTTTGACCTGCCGCCTGTCGAGCCGCATCTGCCGGATGTGATTAATGCGATCGAGGCGAGCAGTGTCCCCTGGATTGCGGCCATCAATGGTGCGGCGCTCGGGGGCGGTGCGGAGATTGCACTTGCCTGCCGCTACCGGATCGCTTCGCCGAAAGCCACCATCGGCCTGCCGGAAGTCACACTCGGTGTGGTCCCGGGAGCGACCGGCACCCAGCGCCTGCCGCGGTTGGTCGGTATGGCGGCGGCACTTGACATCATCCCTCAGGGCAAGGTGCTAAAGGTCGGGCCGGCGCGCGAAATCGGTTTGATCGACGGGATCGAAGACGATCCGGTCGCCGTCGCGCTCGACTTGGACGCCGGACTGTTTTCGGATGTTGTCCCGCTCGCCGCACGCTCCGCTCCACAGGCCGATGAAGCGGCGGTGGAAAAAGCCAGGACGCAGGCATCGAAACGGATGAAAGGGCAGACGGCGCCTCTGGAAGCCATCGATCTGGTCGCGGCGGCCGCCGATACGCCGTTTGCGGATGCCCTGGTAAGGGAGCGGGAAGCTTTTCTGCGGCTGCGTGCGGGCGCTCAGGCGAAGGCACTGAGACATATCTTTTTCGCGGAACGGGGAGCAAAGGCGCCCGAGCCGGTCGCTTCCGCAGAAGCTGCCGATGTCCGGCAGGCCGTTGTGGTTGGCGGCGGCAATATGGGGGCGTCCATTGCCTATGCCCTAGACAGTGCGGGTATCAGCGCGACCATCGTTGAGACCGATGCCGAAGGTGCCGAACGGGCCGCCGCGAACGTGGCACGTCTGGCCGATGGAGCTGCGAAGCGCGGTCTCCTGACAGCGGAGCAGGCGGACGCGTGCAAGGCCCGCATTGCGATCGTGACCGGCTATGACGATCTCCCGCCGGCGCAATTGGCAATCGAGGCCGCGTTTGAGGACATGGACGTCAAGAAGGCGGTCTTCTCCAATCTGGAAAAGGCCTTGCCGGAAGACGCGGTGCTGGCGACCAACACCTCCTATCTGGATGTCAACGAGATCGCAGCAAGTGTTTCTAACCCGTCGCGCGTGGTGGGGCTGCATTTCTTCAGCCCTGCCCACATCATGAAGCTTCTGGAAATCGTGCAGGGATCGGCAAGTGCCGAGACGGCGCTTGCTACCGGCTTTGCTGTGGCCAAACGTCTTCGGAAGATCCCCGTTCTCGCCCGTGTCTGTGACGGCTTCATCGGCAATCGAATCCTGGCGCGCTACCGGGAAGCCGCGGACACGGTGATGATGGACGGGTCGAACCCGTGGGACGTCGACGAGGCGATGGTGGAGTTCGGCTATCCGATGGGCCCCTATGAGGCACAGGACCTGTCCGGCCTCGATATTGCCTATGCCAACCGCAAGCGCCAGGAAGCGACCCGTGATCCGAACCGGCGCTATATCCCGATTGCGGACCGGATGGTTCATGAAGGCCGGCTCGGCCGGAAGACCAGCGTCGGCTGGTACCGGTATCCGGGTGGCGGCGGAAAGGTGATCGATCCGCTCGTGGAGGACCTCGTTCGCGAGGAGGCGCATTTCGCCAAGGTAACAAGGCGGGATTATACTCATGAGGATATCCGCACCCGGCTCGTCTGCGCGATGATCAACGAGGCAGCCGGTATCCTTGAGGAAGGGATCGCGCAGCGGGCCAGCGACATCGATCTGGTGACGGTGCATGGATACGGCTTCCCGCGCTGGCGGGGTGGGCTGATGTTCCACGCCGATCAGGTCGGCCTGGACAAGGTGCTCGAAAAGATTGACGCCTTCGCCGAGGAAGACCCGGTTGCCTGGAAAGCATCACCCTTGCTTCGACGGCTGGCGGAAAGCGGCAAGACGTTCGCCGAACTCTGA
- a CDS encoding zinc-binding dehydrogenase, which yields MPLRRPGEVLVRMRASGLNRVDLYMRNSGTGITHELPMVMGLDGAGVVEEADPGSRFAPGDPVVVYPVRTCGRCEFCLRGEEVLCTSARYLGEHVDGTLSDFVCVPEENLLPKPEHLDWVEAASLCVAGLTAWRMIHTKGQVKPGETVLVFGIGGSVSLAALQLLAAGGIRTIVTSRDQAKLDAALKLGAFAGILTDSDGFMDEVMGLTGGRGVDLVIENVGKAVWPQAMRALVRGGRIVTCGATSGDDPSADLRRLFIRQLQVLGSTLGTRSELAELVEFVGRHQVRPHIDSVYPLTRVQDAFDRMEAGRQFGKIGITFEQKSRPE from the coding sequence ATGCCTCTCCGTCGGCCGGGGGAAGTGCTTGTTCGCATGCGGGCTTCGGGACTCAACCGGGTCGATCTCTACATGCGCAACAGCGGCACCGGCATCACCCACGAGTTGCCGATGGTGATGGGCCTCGATGGAGCCGGTGTGGTCGAGGAAGCGGATCCGGGATCTCGCTTTGCGCCCGGTGATCCCGTCGTGGTCTATCCGGTGCGCACTTGCGGGCGCTGTGAGTTCTGTCTGCGCGGGGAGGAGGTTCTGTGTACGTCCGCCCGGTATCTCGGCGAGCATGTCGATGGGACCCTGTCGGACTTCGTCTGCGTTCCGGAAGAAAACCTTTTGCCGAAACCGGAGCATCTCGACTGGGTCGAGGCTGCCTCCTTGTGCGTTGCGGGGCTCACGGCGTGGCGGATGATCCATACAAAAGGTCAGGTCAAGCCGGGAGAAACGGTTCTGGTCTTCGGGATTGGTGGATCGGTGTCGCTGGCGGCTCTGCAACTGCTGGCGGCCGGTGGCATCAGAACCATTGTGACGTCCAGGGATCAGGCAAAGCTGGACGCCGCCCTTAAGCTCGGTGCCTTCGCCGGAATTTTGACCGACAGCGACGGTTTCATGGACGAAGTCATGGGCTTGACGGGTGGGCGCGGGGTCGATCTTGTTATCGAGAACGTGGGCAAGGCGGTCTGGCCGCAGGCGATGCGTGCGCTTGTGCGCGGCGGTCGGATTGTCACCTGCGGCGCGACCAGCGGCGACGATCCGTCAGCCGATCTGAGGCGGTTGTTCATCCGCCAGCTTCAGGTACTGGGCTCGACGTTGGGCACCCGGTCGGAACTGGCGGAGCTTGTGGAGTTCGTGGGCCGGCATCAGGTGCGGCCGCATATCGACAGCGTTTATCCGTTGACCCGTGTGCAGGACGCCTTCGACCGGATGGAAGCCGGTCGGCAGTTCGGAAAAATCGGGATTACGTTCGAACAGAAATCCCGACCGGAATGA
- a CDS encoding 2-oxoglutarate and iron-dependent oxygenase domain-containing protein — protein sequence MRDLLNTAATDTATPVDGTDDQIALSAENVELPVIDLSGLHTGNQEDMAAVAKALGDAARTSGFFYIRNHGVDQGLIDAALAASREFHDQTRSYKMKYWSGFTTHHRGYVPFEENGSDFPKTINFNEAWDMSFEAPADHPDYLAGWRMTGPNIWPDLPGWKETISSYYDAIFGLGLKMLSALEFELGVESGTLNKYINNPTSQLRLLKYVENDVPASKDMVGIGAHSDFECFTILLQGGPGLQVLNADDYWMEAPPLPGTFIVNIGDIFETWSGGQYKSTQHRVVNSGRERYSMPLFFGLDYDAVVEPLPKFRTPETIEKYPPIKAGEHLMRMTVNAFRYMADAYAKGKIKLDYDVPEDNPFKRKAKQIDRTGVAAE from the coding sequence ATGCGAGATCTTCTGAATACTGCCGCCACCGATACGGCAACGCCTGTCGATGGTACGGACGATCAAATCGCACTCAGCGCCGAGAATGTGGAACTGCCGGTGATCGACCTGTCCGGCCTGCATACCGGTAACCAGGAAGACATGGCCGCAGTGGCCAAGGCCCTGGGCGACGCAGCACGCACGTCGGGGTTTTTCTACATCAGGAACCACGGCGTGGATCAGGGCCTGATCGATGCGGCTCTTGCCGCCTCGCGCGAATTCCACGACCAGACCCGCAGCTACAAGATGAAGTACTGGTCAGGCTTCACCACCCACCACCGCGGCTACGTACCGTTTGAGGAAAACGGCTCCGACTTTCCGAAAACGATCAACTTCAACGAAGCCTGGGACATGTCCTTCGAGGCGCCCGCCGACCATCCGGACTATCTGGCCGGCTGGCGCATGACCGGCCCCAATATCTGGCCGGATCTACCCGGCTGGAAGGAGACGATCTCCAGCTATTACGACGCCATCTTCGGTCTGGGCCTGAAGATGCTAAGCGCGCTTGAATTTGAGCTCGGCGTCGAATCCGGCACCCTGAACAAGTACATCAACAATCCGACGTCCCAGCTCCGGCTCCTGAAATACGTCGAAAATGACGTCCCGGCTTCCAAGGATATGGTCGGCATCGGTGCTCACTCGGATTTCGAATGCTTCACGATCCTGCTCCAGGGCGGCCCGGGCTTACAGGTCCTCAATGCGGACGACTACTGGATGGAAGCCCCGCCCCTGCCCGGCACCTTCATCGTCAACATCGGCGATATTTTCGAGACCTGGTCCGGCGGCCAGTACAAGTCGACCCAGCACCGTGTGGTCAACTCAGGCAGGGAGCGTTATTCGATGCCGCTGTTCTTCGGCCTCGACTATGACGCGGTTGTCGAACCGCTGCCGAAGTTCCGTACGCCCGAGACGATCGAAAAATACCCGCCGATCAAGGCCGGCGAGCACCTGATGCGCATGACCGTAAACGCCTTCCGCTACATGGCGGACGCCTATGCTAAGGGTAAGATCAAGCTCGACTACGACGTACCGGAAGACAATCCGTTCAAGCGCAAGGCAAAGCAGATCGACCGGACCGGTGTGGCGGCTGAATAA